Genomic DNA from Gilliamella sp. ESL0441:
AACAACACACTCCACGGGTATCATATCCAGTTTTTTGACGATGACTTCCGTATCAGATAAAAGCGTTTCAACTTGAGTAGGGATACCTGCTTCTTGAAGTTTAGTCATAATAAAATAGTTAAATTTATTATTTACTATCCCTTTGCGTTCAAGCTGTTCTATGCGCAAACCATCAAAAGCTGACGTATCGTTTCTAAATTCTAATATTAATAAATCTGGATTTTCAGTAGTATGAACCGTTTTTGCTTTACCACGGTAAAGTTCTGCCAACTTTTTCATTGTTATAACCTTATATTTAATTGCCAACAAATGATTAAGGAGCTATTCGCTCCTTAGTTCTAAACTTTTTATGGTATAGTTCTTGTACCAATGTAATCAGTAATACCTTTACTTTTGACAGTATTACATTAATTAGTCAAAACTCCCGATACATTTCTACATAAGCATGAAAAACTTAACTAATTCTTCACTGCAACTTAAGTAGATTATTAATCCTTATTTTGTCTATCGCCCATAGCATCTTTTAGCGATCGCTTAATTCTGGATCTTTATCTGTATTCTCGTTTTTGACGCCATCTTTCTCTGCTTTTTGTGGAACAATCCGCGATGATTCTGGTGCTGCATCATCCATTATAAAATTAAATAATCTCACAACATAACGTTGTACTTCTATTGGATCAGATGAAATATCTTGTCCTGCTTTAGATAGGTTTTTTAAGCCAACAGTAATAATTTCTGAACCTGCATGTGTTTCTCTTTGAATGATATAAGAAGCTTGTATAGATAGACCTTCATCTTCAGGATAAATAGATGCATTACTGGTCACTATTTCCTTAGTATTATTGCTACTAATAGGGATATTTCGTTTGCTTAAAGTACTTGGAATGATAGACCATACATCGTTGGAATCAGGGACATTGAGTGTAACAACACCATGGTTATAAGACGCATATGAATCAGGTATTGTTGGAATGGGTATAACTGGTGGACGAACATCAACCTGTTTTCCAACAGCCCCTCCCTCTATTTTATTAGAATAGATATAAAAGTCGATAGTCTCTGCTGGAATCGTTACCCCTTCAGGAACGATTAAAGGTTTTAATGCTGGCGAATCTAAATAATCTTGATTACCGTCAACTTCACGTTTATAACTCTGATCACTACCACAGCCAACAAGGAAAAGAGAGGCTATAGTTGTCATCATAAATGTTTTTTTAATGATCATGTTTTTATTAATTAAGTTTTTATTAAACATAGATGTCTGCTTTTTAATTAAAGGTTATATAAAATATTAGATTAAATTAGCATCTTTTAACGCTTTTTCAACTGCTGGAATCGAAGCATCAGTCAGCGATAACAATGGCAAACGTATTGTCGCATTTTCAATTAAGCCTAATTTAGCACAAGCCCATTTCACGGGAGTTGGATTAGGCTCCATAAACAAGTTATTATGCAAAGAAGCTAGTTTATCATTCAACTCTCTAGCTTGATGAATTTGATTATTTTCAACTAGCTGACAAATAGTC
This window encodes:
- the bamC gene encoding outer membrane protein assembly factor BamC, coding for MFNKNLINKNMIIKKTFMMTTIASLFLVGCGSDQSYKREVDGNQDYLDSPALKPLIVPEGVTIPAETIDFYIYSNKIEGGAVGKQVDVRPPVIPIPTIPDSYASYNHGVVTLNVPDSNDVWSIIPSTLSKRNIPISSNNTKEIVTSNASIYPEDEGLSIQASYIIQRETHAGSEIITVGLKNLSKAGQDISSDPIEVQRYVVRLFNFIMDDAAPESSRIVPQKAEKDGVKNENTDKDPELSDR